In Labilibaculum sp. DW002, one DNA window encodes the following:
- a CDS encoding Lrp/AsnC family transcriptional regulator: MESLDQTDKTILRILQTDSKKTAKEIASMLSLTVSPVYERIRRLENQGFIKKYVAILDKTRIGRTVTAMCQVSMRYHNEAFIDEFEEQIQDLKEVQECYHVAGQVDFILKIHVRSLEEYHEFVRYKLSKIKNIGVLNSTFVIKEIKQSSEYDI, from the coding sequence ATGGAAAGTTTAGATCAAACCGATAAGACGATTTTAAGGATATTACAGACCGATTCAAAAAAGACAGCAAAAGAAATTGCAAGCATGCTGAGTCTAACAGTTTCACCAGTTTATGAAAGAATAAGAAGACTGGAGAATCAAGGCTTTATTAAAAAGTATGTAGCAATTTTAGATAAAACAAGAATTGGTAGAACTGTTACTGCCATGTGCCAAGTTTCCATGCGATATCATAACGAGGCTTTTATTGATGAGTTTGAGGAGCAAATTCAAGATTTAAAGGAAGTTCAGGAATGTTACCACGTTGCAGGGCAAGTCGATTTTATTCTTAAAATTCATGTTCGAAGTTTAGAAGAGTATCATGAATTTGTTCGTTACAAATTGTCTAAAATCAAAAATATTGGCGTATTAAATAGCACTTTCGTGATAAAAGAGATTAAGCAATCATCGGAATATGATATTTAG